In Bacteroidota bacterium, one genomic interval encodes:
- a CDS encoding tetratricopeptide repeat protein, with translation MKKYILFIFILSSFSAFAQQQKTDSLLLILKSSAQDSNRVKTLNALCNEFRLTGEMEKSLQHGNEGLKLAEELQWKKGEAEALTNIGLFHWSKGNYSQALKKYFDALKIYEETQNENKIANLYSNIGLVYWNQGEYPKALNYYFKSLKINEQSNNKPVLAKTIANIGNVYWNQGDLDQALSYYFKALKIAEEIGDKNGVCIDLGNIGLVYWNQGKYDDALSYYFKALKMAEELESKSLISAWKSNIGNTYNSQKKYDKAVEFYLESIKIDREIGDQGGVATTLGNIGVLYFDQNKMEEAKKYLLEALDISTTIGATYIQKDHHLSLSKIYEKENNFEKAFTQYQAYISKNDTLTNEENTKKTVQLQMQYEFDKKDALAKAEQDKKDNIAQKEKQKNQIIIYAVCGGLLLLLVLTAVILRSLKINKEQNKIISLQKDIVEEKQKEILDSIRYAKRIQNSLLPSEKYIEKNILKLKKGQ, from the coding sequence ATGAAGAAATACATTCTTTTCATTTTTATCCTGTCGAGTTTTTCTGCCTTTGCACAGCAACAAAAAACCGACTCGCTTCTTCTTATTCTTAAATCTAGTGCACAGGATAGCAACAGAGTAAAAACCTTAAATGCGTTATGTAATGAATTTCGACTAACAGGAGAAATGGAAAAATCGTTACAACATGGGAATGAAGGATTAAAATTAGCGGAGGAACTTCAATGGAAAAAAGGAGAAGCAGAAGCGCTGACCAATATTGGCCTCTTTCACTGGAGCAAAGGAAATTATTCCCAAGCCTTAAAAAAATATTTTGACGCACTTAAGATTTACGAAGAAACTCAAAACGAGAATAAAATTGCCAATTTGTACAGCAATATCGGCTTAGTGTATTGGAATCAAGGAGAATACCCAAAAGCATTAAACTACTATTTCAAATCCTTAAAAATAAATGAACAATCCAACAACAAACCGGTATTAGCAAAAACCATCGCGAACATCGGAAATGTATACTGGAACCAAGGTGACCTTGATCAAGCATTAAGCTATTATTTCAAAGCACTTAAAATTGCGGAAGAAATTGGTGATAAAAACGGAGTATGCATCGATTTAGGAAACATTGGTTTGGTTTATTGGAATCAAGGTAAATACGATGATGCCTTAAGTTATTACTTCAAAGCCTTAAAAATGGCGGAAGAACTGGAATCTAAAAGTCTAATTTCTGCTTGGAAAAGCAATATTGGTAATACCTATAACTCTCAAAAAAAATACGACAAAGCAGTAGAATTTTATCTGGAATCCATTAAAATAGACAGAGAAATAGGTGATCAAGGTGGGGTTGCCACGACCCTCGGAAATATTGGTGTACTCTATTTTGACCAAAACAAAATGGAAGAAGCAAAAAAATATCTTCTGGAAGCATTGGACATCTCAACAACCATAGGGGCTACGTATATTCAAAAAGATCATCACCTTAGCTTAAGTAAAATCTACGAGAAGGAGAATAATTTTGAAAAAGCGTTCACGCAATATCAAGCTTACATTTCCAAAAATGATACATTAACAAACGAAGAGAACACAAAAAAAACAGTTCAATTGCAAATGCAATATGAATTCGATAAAAAAGATGCACTCGCAAAAGCTGAACAAGATAAAAAAGACAACATAGCACAAAAAGAAAAACAAAAAAATCAAATCATTATTTACGCAGTATGTGGTGGACTGCTTCTGCTTCTCGTGTTAACTGCAGTGATTTTAAGAAGCCTTAAAATCAATAAGGAACAAAACAAAATCATTTCACTCCAAAAAGACATTGTTGAAGAAAAACAAAAAGAGATTTTGGACAGCATCCGCTACGCAAAAAGAATTCAGAATTCACTACTCCCTTCTGAAAAATATATTGAGAAGAATATTCTAAAACTCAAAAAGGGACAATGA
- a CDS encoding tetratricopeptide repeat protein gives MKKLILFATLLIAFHVAGYCQNSKLDSLLTALSSNKINDTNKIKTYNAICWEYFITSDYKKSREYADLSIQLCDQLNFLKGKAEAINYIGNIYAQKSEYNEALLRYKQSLEIKKQINDIKGIGATYNNIGNVLWNQGNLPEALKNHLEALKIREQLGNPKNIAQSFANIGNIYLSQKNYDEALTYTFKALEMQEKIGDKFSLGITHNNLGTIYESQKNHTKSLEHHLLSKKYREEVGDKYGIALSYFNIAYIQIRQGENTLAEENLMKSLTISEEIEDIQNICRIFIQLTVIEASKGNYQKAKSYQQKAYDFALKTNSKELIRDTYWSISNLALLTKDWKTAHINYKNYIIYRDSIANEESNKTIVQQQMQYEFDKKEALAKTEQAKKDEIATKEKQKQQIVLYSTSGGLLLVIILAALIFKNLQTNKKKNKIISHQKQLVEEKQKEIIDSIHYAKRIQHSLLPTEKYIEKSLNRLKNDIN, from the coding sequence ATGAAAAAACTGATTCTATTCGCTACACTCCTAATCGCATTCCATGTTGCCGGTTATTGCCAAAACAGCAAGCTAGATTCGTTGCTGACGGCTCTATCCTCCAACAAAATAAATGACACCAACAAAATAAAAACATACAATGCAATTTGTTGGGAATATTTCATCACCAGCGATTATAAAAAATCCAGGGAATATGCCGACCTCAGCATTCAATTATGCGATCAATTAAACTTCTTAAAAGGGAAAGCAGAAGCCATCAATTATATTGGAAATATCTATGCACAAAAATCGGAATACAATGAAGCCCTGCTTCGATATAAGCAATCGCTGGAAATAAAAAAACAAATTAACGATATCAAAGGAATTGGTGCCACTTACAATAATATTGGGAATGTACTTTGGAACCAAGGAAATCTTCCTGAAGCATTAAAAAACCACCTCGAAGCCCTAAAAATAAGAGAACAACTCGGAAACCCTAAAAACATTGCACAATCCTTTGCAAATATTGGGAACATTTATTTATCTCAAAAAAATTATGACGAAGCTTTAACATACACATTCAAAGCGCTTGAAATGCAAGAGAAAATTGGCGATAAATTTTCATTGGGAATCACTCATAATAATCTTGGAACCATCTACGAATCTCAAAAAAATCATACAAAATCACTTGAACACCACTTGTTATCTAAAAAATATAGAGAAGAAGTAGGAGATAAATATGGAATTGCCCTATCCTATTTTAATATCGCATATATTCAAATACGACAAGGAGAGAACACACTTGCTGAAGAAAATCTAATGAAGTCGTTAACGATATCCGAAGAAATAGAAGACATTCAAAACATTTGCCGGATATTTATCCAGCTCACTGTTATTGAAGCATCAAAAGGCAATTATCAAAAGGCGAAAAGCTATCAACAAAAAGCGTATGATTTTGCATTGAAAACAAATTCAAAAGAATTAATAAGAGATACTTATTGGTCGATAAGCAATTTAGCACTCCTAACAAAAGATTGGAAAACAGCTCATATCAATTACAAAAACTATATCATCTACCGAGATAGTATTGCCAATGAAGAAAGCAACAAAACAATAGTTCAGCAACAAATGCAATATGAGTTCGATAAAAAAGAAGCATTGGCTAAAACCGAACAAGCAAAAAAAGACGAAATTGCCACCAAAGAAAAACAAAAACAACAGATTGTATTGTATTCCACTTCCGGTGGATTATTACTCGTAATTATCCTTGCCGCATTAATTTTTAAAAACCTACAAACGAACAAAAAGAAAAACAAGATTATTTCTCATCAAAAACAACTTGTAGAAGAAAAACAAAAGGAAATAATCGATTCCATACACTATGCAAAACGCATTCAGCATTCGTTATTGCCTACTGAAAAATATATCGAGAAAAGTTTGAATAGATTAAAAAATGACATAAATTAG
- a CDS encoding SpoIIE family protein phosphatase produces METTETETKNFFILYKPKDIVSGDFYHAIAHKPTGSKTELFYMCTADCTGHGVPGALMSMVGISHLNESIIEKNLIHPNEILDNMRKGIIASLNPEGSEEESKDGMDCVLCAYDFENMKLEFAAANNPLWLIRNGEMQEFKPDKMPVGMYHSKTAPFSLQTIDLQKGDIVYTFTDGYADQFGGDKGKKYKYKQLQEKLLQIKDLPLSDQKSILDKEFEKWKGNLEQVDDVLIIGVKI; encoded by the coding sequence ATGGAAACAACTGAAACAGAAACAAAAAATTTTTTCATCCTTTACAAACCAAAAGACATTGTAAGTGGAGATTTTTATCATGCGATTGCTCATAAACCAACCGGAAGCAAAACTGAATTATTCTACATGTGTACAGCGGATTGCACTGGCCATGGAGTTCCCGGGGCATTAATGAGTATGGTGGGTATCTCTCATTTAAATGAATCCATCATTGAAAAAAACCTGATTCATCCGAATGAAATCCTTGACAATATGAGAAAAGGAATCATTGCTTCCTTAAATCCAGAAGGCAGTGAAGAGGAAAGTAAAGATGGTATGGATTGCGTGTTGTGTGCCTATGATTTTGAAAACATGAAATTAGAGTTTGCTGCTGCCAACAACCCTTTGTGGCTCATCAGAAATGGCGAAATGCAGGAATTCAAACCCGATAAAATGCCTGTAGGAATGTACCATTCTAAAACAGCACCTTTCTCTCTTCAAACCATCGACCTTCAAAAAGGAGATATCGTTTACACATTCACCGATGGGTATGCCGATCAGTTTGGTGGTGATAAAGGAAAAAAATACAAATACAAACAACTACAGGAAAAACTACTCCAAATAAAAGATCTTCCGTTAAGCGACCAAAAATCAATTCTTGACAAGGAATTTGAAAAATGGAAAGGCAACTTAGAACAAGTTGATGACGTTCTGATTATTGGAGTAAAAATTTAA
- a CDS encoding tetratricopeptide repeat protein, whose product MKLRFLYSFIFLFLLSINISKAQNVDSLWRVYNNVKLQDSIRLSAFNDIAWSLLYTNPDSTYILGHMELEMARTKKLKYWETKALNTIGASYQVKGNYIKAIDFYQQCLKIREELKDFKGVASSLANIGSIYININEFEKALEYQMRSLKLAEEMQNKESMASSLNNIGIIYQNLADYKKALDYNQRSLKLYEALGDKQGVAASYANIGNTYATLGENEKALEYQLKSNALAKEIGDKFGESTSLTAIGKSYMKQKKFALALECLNKSNQIAKESEDINSEKEVTEVLYETYKEMGNFTKALSFYERYITLKDSILKDDNQRQIANKELEYQYEKKAAADSVVNAEERKVTKALILAKNAQIDQDTTQKWALYGGLFLLLVFGGMMYNRFRITNKQKNIIEIQQHETEKQKEIIEEKQKEILSSISYAKRLQEAILPPQRLIKQHLPDSFFFYKPKDIVAGDFYWLENDQKNKDAVFFAAADCTGHGVPGAMVSVVCSNALNRTVNEFGISKPGDILDKVSELVVETFEKSESEVNDGMDISLCHFNKATLELMWSGANNPLWIIRNKALIEYKPTKQAIGKVDAPIPFATQTIQLQKNDLLYLFTDGYADQFGGDKGKKFKLSSLQELFLSKCHLPMNEQLKAVDETLINWQGSNDQVDDILIIGIKI is encoded by the coding sequence ATGAAACTACGATTCCTCTACTCTTTTATCTTTTTGTTTCTTTTGTCTATCAATATTTCCAAAGCTCAAAATGTTGATTCGCTTTGGCGTGTTTATAACAATGTAAAACTACAAGATAGTATCCGCTTGTCGGCTTTCAACGACATTGCCTGGAGTTTATTATACACCAACCCTGATTCCACCTACATCCTTGGGCACATGGAGCTGGAAATGGCACGAACAAAAAAATTAAAATATTGGGAAACAAAAGCACTCAATACAATTGGAGCGTCCTACCAGGTAAAAGGAAATTATATCAAAGCAATTGATTTCTATCAGCAATGTTTAAAAATACGTGAAGAGCTGAAAGATTTTAAAGGTGTTGCCTCTTCCCTTGCGAACATTGGCAGTATCTACATCAATATCAACGAGTTTGAGAAAGCATTAGAATACCAAATGCGCAGTTTGAAATTAGCTGAAGAAATGCAAAACAAAGAAAGCATGGCCAGCTCCTTAAATAATATTGGGATCATTTATCAAAACTTGGCTGATTACAAAAAAGCACTCGACTATAACCAGCGTAGCTTAAAATTATACGAAGCGTTGGGCGACAAACAGGGTGTTGCTGCATCGTATGCCAATATTGGGAATACGTATGCCACCTTGGGTGAAAACGAAAAAGCGTTGGAATACCAATTAAAGAGCAATGCCCTTGCAAAAGAAATCGGAGATAAATTTGGGGAGTCTACCTCACTTACTGCTATTGGCAAATCATACATGAAACAGAAAAAATTTGCGCTTGCACTCGAATGCTTAAATAAATCGAATCAAATTGCGAAAGAATCGGAAGACATTAATTCTGAAAAAGAAGTGACCGAAGTATTGTATGAAACTTACAAAGAAATGGGGAATTTCACCAAAGCCCTTTCTTTCTACGAACGCTATATCACACTAAAAGATAGTATTTTAAAAGACGACAATCAACGACAAATTGCGAACAAAGAATTGGAATACCAATACGAAAAAAAAGCAGCTGCGGATAGTGTTGTAAATGCAGAAGAACGTAAAGTTACAAAAGCATTAATCCTTGCTAAAAATGCACAAATTGATCAGGATACGACACAAAAGTGGGCACTTTACGGAGGATTGTTTTTATTACTGGTATTTGGTGGAATGATGTATAACCGCTTTAGAATTACCAATAAACAAAAAAATATTATTGAAATACAACAACACGAAACAGAAAAACAAAAAGAGATCATAGAGGAAAAACAAAAGGAAATCCTTTCTTCCATCTCCTACGCGAAACGATTGCAAGAAGCGATTTTACCACCACAACGCTTAATCAAACAGCACTTACCCGATTCCTTTTTCTTTTATAAACCGAAAGACATTGTTGCAGGAGATTTCTATTGGCTGGAAAACGATCAAAAAAACAAAGATGCCGTATTCTTTGCTGCCGCAGATTGTACAGGACATGGTGTACCGGGTGCAATGGTAAGTGTTGTATGCTCCAATGCATTAAACAGAACGGTTAACGAATTTGGAATTTCAAAACCGGGAGACATCTTAGACAAAGTGAGTGAACTTGTGGTGGAAACATTCGAGAAAAGTGAAAGTGAAGTAAATGATGGAATGGACATTTCACTTTGTCATTTCAACAAAGCTACCCTCGAATTAATGTGGAGTGGCGCCAACAATCCATTGTGGATTATCCGTAACAAAGCACTTATTGAATACAAACCAACCAAACAGGCAATTGGGAAAGTGGACGCACCCATTCCTTTTGCTACCCAAACCATTCAATTACAAAAAAATGATTTGCTGTACCTCTTTACAGATGGGTATGCCGATCAGTTTGGTGGCGACAAAGGAAAAAAATTCAAACTCTCCAGTTTACAAGAATTGTTTCTTTCCAAATGTCATTTGCCGATGAATGAACAGCTGAAAGCAGTAGATGAAACACTCATAAATTGGCAAGGCTCCAATGATCAGGTAGATGATATCTTAATTATCGGAATAAAAATTTAA
- a CDS encoding enoyl-CoA hydratase/isomerase family protein, which produces MEGHIKSTTTNGIATITFFHPQSNSMPGALLRQLADEIAKAGKDEQAKVIVLQSEGDKAFCAGASFDELISIKDLETGKKFFSGFAMVINAIRTAPKFVIARVQGKAVGGGVGIASAADYTLAVDTASVKLSELAVGIGPFVVGPAVERKVGTSAFTSLSINATEWQTASWAREKGLYVDIYKNTEELDAAISALADKLSKSNPEAMAMLKKVFWRGTEDWDTLLIERAEMSGKLVLSEFTINAINKFKAKA; this is translated from the coding sequence ATGGAAGGACATATAAAATCAACAACAACAAACGGAATCGCTACCATCACTTTTTTTCATCCTCAAAGTAATTCAATGCCGGGTGCATTGTTACGACAACTGGCAGACGAAATTGCAAAAGCAGGAAAAGACGAACAGGCAAAAGTAATTGTTTTGCAAAGTGAAGGCGACAAAGCATTTTGTGCCGGAGCATCTTTTGATGAATTAATTTCTATCAAAGATTTAGAAACCGGAAAAAAATTCTTTTCAGGTTTTGCAATGGTCATCAACGCCATTCGCACTGCTCCTAAATTTGTGATTGCTCGTGTTCAAGGAAAAGCAGTTGGCGGTGGTGTTGGAATTGCATCTGCTGCGGATTATACACTTGCTGTTGATACAGCCTCCGTTAAATTAAGTGAATTGGCTGTTGGAATCGGACCATTTGTGGTTGGACCTGCAGTTGAACGCAAAGTAGGAACATCCGCATTCACCTCACTTTCCATCAATGCTACCGAATGGCAAACCGCCTCTTGGGCCAGAGAAAAAGGATTGTATGTCGACATCTACAAAAACACAGAAGAATTGGATGCTGCTATTTCAGCATTGGCAGATAAACTTTCAAAATCAAATCCGGAAGCAATGGCCATGCTCAAAAAAGTATTCTGGAGAGGAACTGAAGATTGGGATACGCTTTTAATTGAACGCGCTGAAATGAGCGGAAAATTGGTGCTTTCTGAATTTACTATCAATGCTATTAATAAATTCAAAGCAAAAGCTTAG
- the rluF gene encoding 23S rRNA pseudouridine(2604) synthase RluF: protein MQTRLNKYISDTGTCSRREADKLIEQGRVTVNGKIPELGTKVSDEDVITIDLKPLKAKEKLIYIAFNKPQGITCTTDLKDKDNIIEFINHPKRIFPIGRLDKPSEGLIFLTNDGDIVNKILRAGNKHEKEYVVMVDKPITPDFIQKMGNGIDIGDAVTKKCFVKQEATNTFRIILTQGLNRQIRRMCDALDYKVYKLQRIRIMNVNLTGIKAGGWRYLTEDEMNTINNLVANSSKTEEASVIDDLED from the coding sequence ATGCAAACACGACTCAACAAATACATCAGCGATACCGGAACATGCTCCAGACGTGAAGCGGATAAGCTCATCGAACAAGGTCGTGTTACCGTAAATGGAAAAATTCCTGAACTCGGAACAAAAGTTTCGGATGAAGATGTGATTACCATCGACTTAAAACCACTGAAAGCAAAAGAGAAATTAATTTACATCGCCTTCAACAAACCTCAAGGCATTACCTGCACCACCGACCTTAAAGACAAAGACAACATCATTGAATTTATCAATCACCCAAAAAGAATTTTTCCAATTGGCCGATTGGATAAACCTTCTGAAGGATTGATTTTTCTTACAAATGATGGTGACATCGTCAATAAAATTTTACGTGCCGGAAATAAACATGAGAAAGAATATGTGGTGATGGTCGACAAACCCATTACGCCCGACTTTATTCAAAAAATGGGAAATGGAATTGATATCGGTGATGCGGTTACTAAAAAGTGTTTTGTAAAACAAGAAGCTACAAACACGTTCCGAATTATCCTTACGCAAGGCTTAAACCGACAAATCAGAAGAATGTGTGATGCCCTCGATTATAAGGTTTACAAACTGCAAAGAATACGCATTATGAATGTGAACCTAACCGGAATAAAAGCGGGTGGCTGGAGATATTTGACAGAAGATGAAATGAATACCATCAACAACCTGGTTGCGAACTCCAGCAAAACGGAGGAAGCTTCAGTGATTGATGATTTGGAAGATTAA
- a CDS encoding DUF3817 domain-containing protein: protein MENDNKLFNIFLKVGFLEGVSYLILLFIAMPLKYFMDMQAPVRIVGMAHGVLFIAFCILLLMATIKYKWSIKLATIGFLLSFLPFGTFYLERILKKG, encoded by the coding sequence ATGGAAAACGACAACAAACTCTTCAACATCTTCCTTAAAGTAGGATTCTTAGAAGGCGTATCTTACCTAATTTTATTATTCATTGCAATGCCTCTGAAATATTTTATGGATATGCAAGCACCTGTTCGAATTGTTGGAATGGCGCACGGAGTATTATTCATCGCCTTTTGCATTTTACTTTTGATGGCCACCATCAAATATAAATGGTCTATTAAATTAGCAACCATCGGATTTCTATTATCCTTCTTGCCTTTCGGAACGTTTTATTTGGAAAGAATTTTGAAGAAGGGATAG
- a CDS encoding GIY-YIG nuclease family protein, whose amino-acid sequence MKTMYVYILECSDKTYSVGVTNNLEQRLQQHNSGIHPESYTFSRRPVELKFYELFNDPISAIAFEKKIKKWSKSKKEALIKKQFDLLPELSKKKFK is encoded by the coding sequence ATGAAAACAATGTATGTTTATATCTTAGAGTGTTCTGACAAAACATATTCTGTAGGTGTAACAAACAATCTTGAGCAAAGACTCCAACAACATAATAGTGGTATTCACCCAGAATCCTATACATTCTCAAGAAGACCGGTTGAATTGAAATTTTATGAACTATTCAATGATCCTATTAGCGCAATAGCTTTTGAGAAAAAAATAAAAAAGTGGAGCAAATCAAAGAAAGAAGCATTAATAAAGAAACAGTTTGATTTACTGCCTGAACTGTCAAAAAAGAAATTTAAATAG
- a CDS encoding DEAD/DEAH box helicase encodes MMLQKALENLKIASLNEMQLATIEAAKKSNDIILLSPTGSGKTLGFLLPVLNSLDKTKEGIQALVIVPSRELAIQIEQVFKLMQTGFKVNCAYGGHSTKTEKNSLGEAPAVLVGTPGRLAFHIRNKNINTATIHTLVLDEFDKALEFGFQEDMSFIVYHLKNLKKRMLTSATQMKSIPEFAGLKEPVELNFLSKTPVKAEGLKLKVIQSDTKDKIDALFSLICQLGNNATLVFCNHRDAVDRISALLLEKGLFHGTFHGKMEQEDRERALIKFRNGTNQILVTTDLASRGLDIPEIQNVIHFQLPHTEDVFIHRNGRTARMNAKGTSYLLLGPDEFVPTFIKDTPPKEKLSSANKIPENTPWSTLYIAAGKKDKINKMDIVGMLLQKGKLQKEELGLIEVLDFSSYAAVKRDKIEGMLRLIKDEKMKGRKIKMDVSK; translated from the coding sequence ATGATGTTACAGAAAGCACTGGAGAATTTAAAAATTGCCTCATTAAATGAAATGCAATTAGCAACGATTGAAGCCGCTAAGAAATCAAACGATATTATTTTATTGTCGCCAACGGGTTCGGGAAAAACGCTAGGATTTCTATTGCCTGTTTTAAATTCTTTGGATAAAACGAAAGAAGGGATTCAAGCCTTGGTGATTGTTCCATCGCGGGAGTTGGCCATTCAAATTGAACAAGTGTTTAAACTCATGCAAACCGGATTTAAAGTGAATTGTGCGTATGGCGGACATTCTACAAAAACGGAAAAAAATAGTTTAGGTGAAGCACCGGCTGTATTAGTAGGAACACCGGGGCGATTGGCATTTCATATTCGCAATAAAAATATAAATACTGCAACCATCCATACGTTGGTATTGGATGAGTTTGATAAAGCTTTGGAGTTTGGTTTTCAGGAAGACATGTCGTTTATTGTTTATCATCTGAAAAATTTAAAAAAGCGAATGTTGACATCTGCCACGCAGATGAAAAGTATTCCGGAGTTTGCGGGATTAAAAGAACCAGTGGAATTAAATTTTTTAAGTAAAACTCCAGTAAAAGCAGAAGGTCTAAAATTAAAAGTGATTCAATCGGATACCAAAGATAAAATAGATGCATTGTTTTCATTGATTTGTCAATTGGGAAATAACGCAACACTTGTTTTTTGTAATCACCGCGATGCCGTTGATCGCATCAGTGCGTTGTTGTTGGAGAAAGGACTGTTTCATGGAACGTTTCATGGGAAGATGGAGCAGGAGGACAGAGAGCGCGCATTGATAAAATTCAGAAACGGAACGAATCAGATTTTAGTTACTACCGATTTAGCATCACGTGGATTGGACATTCCTGAAATTCAGAATGTGATTCATTTTCAATTGCCACATACCGAAGATGTATTTATTCATCGTAATGGAAGAACAGCTCGTATGAATGCAAAAGGAACTTCCTACTTGTTATTAGGTCCGGATGAATTTGTACCCACATTTATAAAAGACACACCACCGAAAGAAAAATTATCATCCGCGAATAAAATTCCTGAAAACACACCTTGGAGTACGTTGTATATTGCCGCAGGGAAAAAAGACAAGATCAATAAGATGGATATTGTAGGGATGTTGTTGCAAAAAGGAAAGTTGCAAAAAGAAGAATTGGGATTGATAGAAGTGCTGGATTTTTCTTCGTATGCAGCAGTAAAGCGTGATAAGATAGAAGGAATGCTTCGTTTGATCAAAGACGAAAAGATGAAGGGGCGAAAAATTAAAATGGATGTTTCGAAGTAA
- a CDS encoding mechanosensitive ion channel family protein — MNIGLKIIVLITVAGMIGLPTTSLVAVFGAAGLAIGLALQGSLSNFAGGVLILIFKPFKVGDLITCQGESGQVKEIQIFNTIMITGENKTVILPNGAVSNGTIINVSKQGSLRVDIKVSVDFNEDLHKVRKIILEELSKDELILKEPAPTVNIVGYAESAMMLSIRPYATPDNSQFVQFNAYENIHQALIDNGIKGPQIKRVMAE; from the coding sequence GTGAACATCGGATTAAAAATTATTGTTTTAATTACGGTTGCCGGAATGATTGGTTTGCCAACCACTTCTCTTGTAGCAGTGTTTGGAGCAGCAGGTTTGGCAATCGGTTTGGCCTTACAAGGTTCTTTGTCGAATTTTGCTGGTGGTGTTTTGATTTTAATTTTTAAGCCGTTCAAGGTGGGTGATTTAATAACGTGTCAGGGTGAAAGCGGACAGGTAAAAGAGATTCAGATTTTTAATACCATTATGATTACCGGAGAAAACAAAACGGTTATTTTGCCGAATGGTGCGGTATCTAATGGTACGATCATCAATGTTTCTAAACAAGGAAGTTTGCGTGTGGATATTAAAGTGAGTGTTGATTTTAATGAAGACCTTCACAAGGTGAGAAAAATAATTCTGGAAGAGTTGAGTAAGGATGAGTTGATCTTAAAAGAACCAGCGCCTACTGTAAATATTGTTGGCTATGCAGAAAGTGCAATGATGCTTTCCATTCGTCCATATGCCACACCCGACAATTCTCAATTTGTGCAGTTCAATGCGTATGAAAATATTCATCAGGCATTAATCGACAATGGTATTAAAGGTCCGCAGATTAAGCGCGTAATGGCAGAATAA
- a CDS encoding DUF1456 family protein, producing MLSNNDILKKLRVALELKDEDVIKILKLVDFEISKSEVNALYRTPDHQNFKPCGDQLLRNFLNGLIIYKRGPMPPKKEVTGGGKQ from the coding sequence ATGCTGTCAAACAACGATATTCTAAAAAAATTACGCGTAGCGCTGGAGCTAAAAGACGAAGATGTTATTAAAATCTTAAAGTTGGTCGATTTCGAAATTTCAAAAAGTGAAGTCAATGCACTTTACAGAACACCCGACCACCAAAACTTCAAACCTTGTGGCGATCAGTTGTTGCGCAACTTTTTAAATGGATTAATTATCTACAAACGTGGACCAATGCCTCCGAAAAAAGAAGTGACAGGTGGCGGCAAACAATAG